The genome window CATATACACCATATTGTaaatccagagtgctgaagggAAGAGACTGAACCTATTTTTGTCACTCAGTTCTGCCCTCTTTGCTGGATCTGCTCAGTTCTTCAGAACATGTCAGAGCTCTGACTTTGTCCTGCTCTTCCCCCAATGTTCCTCTCTCTGCAGACATCCCCAGCCATCTGGATGACCTTCCTCCCACCATGCTGAAGAAGGATTATGCCAATCTCCCCATCATGAACAGGTATGGACAGGGAGAGGGAGTGGCTGCTCTCTCCAGGGGTTTGTACCTTAAAAATAAGGTGTGTGTGAGCTGGCACCTGCTCACTAATTAGTTATTAATGCTCTGTGGGTACAAAGTCAGTTTGAAATCAAATTTACAGACACAGACAGTGGTCAGTGATTGTGCACTCCATGTGACATTGAGTGCTGGTTGCCAACATCCTCTGTGGGCTTTGTAGTccataagaaaacaaaaaaaacccacattaaATAACCTTGAAATACTAGAAACAGTCATCTTACAAATATTCTGTGCCTGTCCTGAGCTCAGGTGATGGAGAGAGTCATTAAACAACTCCACATGAATTCAGCTgctgccagatttgggctctgGGGCTCAGCACTGTTGCTCTCTGATGCAGAGCTGCTCATGTGTGGTGCAGGGAGGGCCCCCAGTGGCCCAACTGTGACTTTCACTGCTCTCTGAAGGAACCAgccttaaaattaaatatttttgcagcAAAGCTACTTAATACTCCTGTAATCTGAGCCATGATTTTGCTTAGGAAAGTGAGCACCGGTTTATGGCTGCCAGGTTTGGCAGGAGGAGAGTCCCTGAAAATTTTTAGAGTAAATTAAAGCTGAGAAAAGTGAGGATGTTCTGAGAAGCTGAGTTAATTTCTGTTGTTAAATAGAATTTTATCTGGTTTATAAGCTAATTTGCCATCCCTTGCAGCGTGGATGATGTGGTGAAAcgcctgctgtccctggagaTGGCAAGTCAGGTCAGTGTCACTCTGCTTGcttgaaaataaaacagatttaaTGAACACCTTCATGTGAGACTTGTCTGTGTTGTTAAATATCTTTCACTTACTGTATTTCTAAGTGACTGTAAACATGGGGTGATGAAAAACCAGAGTTTGCTCTTAAAATTTATCACACTAAAGTGCATATTAAATTGTGAGAACAGTGTTCAGGAGTGACAGGGCACTgagctgttctgctgctgctcatggCTGACCCCCTGTGTTCTAGAAACCATTGCACTGGACAGCAGATGTCCTTCAAGTTATTTTTACTTTCCATATgcccaaaaaacaaacaggtATGAAAGTGGCACAAAGATCTCCATGCCATTCCTCTATGCTGCCACTTCAGCTCAAAAGGATGTAAAAGCACTGAGTGAAAGTCTGAATTGCAAAGCCTTTATGTGGGTGTTTGGGAAGAGAGCTGAGTGTTCTGGGACAGTGACAACCTTTTTTCTGTGCCCCACAGAGGGAGAAGTTGAAGGTGAAGACACAGCAGCTGGTGGAGAAGGTCAGGAGGTCTCCCCATGACAATGGCTCCTTTGAGGTGCAAGGCAAGTTAAAAAGGGAAGGGTATTGTTGGCAGATGAAACCTCTCTGCTTCTGTTCAGCTGTTCCCACCCCAGCACTTGCAGTTTGCTGTAGAATTCAGGAGAATCTTCTCCTGGAGAGCTGCTGAGGGGCAGGTGGCCTGCAGGATGCCCTGCAGGGCTACTCCAGGTCTGGGAGtgttgcagaggctgctgggctgcttCCAAATTCCTGCTCCACATCCACCCTCCAGAGGCACTGTGTACTTTATTCTGCTTGGAGTGCTTCTGTGATTTGAagcactgagctgcagctgttACCAAAATGAACCAAATTCAGCCACAGAACCTAAATTTTTCTGTGCATCAGAGAGCTGTGGCTGAGGCATtggggacagtgcagggacaAAGGTCATGTTGCAGTGACCAACACTGACAGCTCCTTTGTATCAGCAAAGCCCTTCAGTGCCTCAGGATGCCACCAGCCCTCCCTCCAAAGCCTGGAATCCCAAAGACCTGGCTACTACCCttggaaaaaaaccttttattGCTATCTGCTCCCCCAGAGCATAAATCCCACGAGGTGAAACAAATGTCAAATCACTGGGAACTGAATGAGTGCAAGAGGAATAAATTCACAGATAAATTTATATGAGTTGCTAAAACCTTACCCTCTAATTAAACAGCCTCATAACtatcacagccctgcaggttGTGTGTTCTTGTTTGTtgtgccgtgggcagggactgATTTGGGCAGTTTTTGCTGttggcaggggctgctttgGGCAGTGTTTGCTGTGGGCAGTGCTTGTTGTGGACAGTGTTTTGTTGTGGACAGTGTTTTGCTGTGGGCAGtgtttgttctgctgctgtgggcattgtttgctgtgggcagtggtttttgtgctgctgtgggcactgttttgttttgggtgctgttttgttttggacAGTGTTTTGCCATGGGCAGTGTTTGCTGTGGGCAGTGGTTTTTGTGCTCTTGTGGGCAATGTTTTGCCATGGCCAGTGTTTTGCTGTGGGCACTGTTTTATTTTGGACGCTGTTTTGTTTTGGGCACTGTTTTGccattggcagcccctgctgtgctgctgtgggtccCTGCAGGGGCAGTAGTGCTCAGCTGGCAGCTTGAGGCAAGGCAGATGATCCTAAATCACCtgggaaagctgctgctctcacacagcttctctctctgtccttcacAGTTGCTATTTTGACTGCCAAGATCCGCACGCTTGAGGAGCATCTCCAGAGGCACCCCAAGGTAACTCAGGGATCTCAGCCCACAGCTGCTCAGGTGGTTTGCTCAGTTTATAACAAAAGGAGTTTAATCCTGGGGATTATGGCTTTCCTAAGGAGTTTATGAAATAGTTACAGCTGCTCCTTGGTGCCAGTgtggggagctgctggctcaGGCACAGCTGGGTTCTCGCCCACTCTGCTCTGTGTTCTGGTTTGTTACTGTAGTGGAGGAAACAGCTGAGCAGATTCCTTTGGGCAGACTTGAGCTCCATTGCTCCTCACTGCAGATGTGGCTTCACACCTTAGTTTTGGCTAATTAATGATTGCAGCTGCAGTAATAAACAAAGAGCAAAATCTGTGCTTGTTCTGCTCATGGAAATGTTTGGTGGACAGCACTGTGTGAATGTCCCACTCCCCTGCCTGGGTTCAGGCCCAAATTTGAGACAACTTGCCTGAATTTATGTTCATAAAACAGATATCAAAGATTTTTATGCAGGGCAAAAGGTGGGAAATGGATTGATAACTGCATTTGAAAGAAGTGCATAATTGTTATTCATGAAAACTTGAAGGGTGCAAGAGAACAGAATTGAGCTTTTTACTGCAAGCCACCAGAAGCTGTACCAAGTGTTAAAGTTGGACCTTTTGGAATTCCTTGGCTgaattttttatataaatcaCTTGTATAGGACAGGGAGATGTCTCCTATGAGGGATTGCCCTGACTGATGTGGCTCAGGCTATGCTTGTGCCCTTCCAAAGAACAGAGCCAGGGCACAGgttattttcatatttaatttCTGGCAACACAAAGGTAAATGCTTCTGTTATTCTGAAGCAGCACACTTCAAGAGAAGCAGGTTTTAGCCAGAAgaccttccctgcagctttgGCACAGCCTGAATCTGTGCACAAGCTGAAAAGAGTCTTCAGGGAAGGTGAAGGTGCAGCCATGGAAGTGAGAAAGCAATTCCCGTGCAAAGTAAATTTTATCTCCTTGGATCAGCTTCTGCTGACCTGATGTACTCGCAGCATCTGCCAACAGAAATTGTTCTAAGACTCTGTCCTTACCTTATCATTGCCTTTCAGCCAAAATCTGCTCTCTTCTCAGTAATTTACTGGACAGGCAGGACGATCtgctgtggcattcacattttctggaaaaacccctttgcccaggatttttctcctgggaagctgagaagcctcagagaaaaaggaaaacaataattatctgatttgcttctcctgtgttttgctcctttggaatgtgtttggagattgtttacccacaggtgattgtttcattgatttctgctgtgagttgttttcactctttggccaatcggtgccaagctgtgccaggactctgaaaagagtcaggagttttaattattatctttttagccttctgtaagtatcctttctgtattctttagtatagtattctttaatataatatagtatcataaaatactaaattagccttctgagaacatggagtcagagtCATCACTGGTATTTTCAGGGTCTCCCATCGAAGGGAGGAAAGATTAATCTGACTCCACATTTAGAAgactattatattatattatattatattatattaattatattatattatattatattatattatattatattatattatattatattatattatattatattatattatattatattatattatattatattatattatattatattatgaaaGGATAgagacagaaggcttaacaagatatTAGTGAAAAACCTGTGACTCTCTAGAGTCCTGCCATAGCTAGACTGTGATTGGttattaagtaaaaacaattcacatgcaaCTAATCAAACAGGGAtgtgttggataaacaatctctagaccacattccaaagcagcaaaacaggcagaagcaaatgagataatattgttttgtttttttctctgatgcttctcagcttcccaggagaaaaaatcttgGTGAAGggatatttcagaaaatatgacagcaACACATCATTCCTTCCTCTGTCTGGGGGAAATACAATAACCTGCCTGCAGTGGAGTGAACCTTGTGTGCTTTGCAGGACAAAAGGAACCGCAGGTTCATGCTGATGGGTCTggacaggaggaggaagatgctgGGCTACCTGCGCCGGGTCAACTACAGCACCTTTGAGAACACCTGCAAGGAGCTGGGCATCCAGTACAGCCCCCCCCAGCCCTACAGCCGCCGCCTCACCAAGCGCTGGATGGTCAAGAAGGCTTTGTGCATCAAGGTATGGAGCAGGGAAAACACCCTCTGTAAAAGTCTGGGAAATTAGTTTTGTGGCATTCACATGTTCTGGAGAAATCCCTTTGGTCAAGAAGGCTTTGTGCATCAAGGTATGGAGCagggaaaacaccttctgtaaAAGTCTGGGAATTTGGTTTTGTGGCATTCACATGTTCTGGAGAAATCCCTTTGGTCAAGAAGGCTTTGTGCATCAAGGTATGGAGCAGGGAAAAACCCCTCTGTGAAAGTGTGGGAAATGGGTTTTAtgacattcacattttctggagAATTCTCTTTAGTCAGGAAGGCTTTGTGCATCAAGGTATGGAGAAGGCTGCACAGGAAAAACCCCTCTGTAAAAGTGTGGTCTCAGAactcttttccaacctgaaagATTCAGTGATTGACTGGGTGGCTGTAGCAGAATAATCTCAGATGGtttcctggagcagggaaggcacaGAAGGAGGATTTGATCTGGCTCCTGCTGGaaccactttgcctgcagcagacagcctgggcagcagctctgcaggctgcttTATCGCTCTCCCTTCTGCTTCCACAGGTGTTCCAGGAGAAGCAGAAGCTGCAAGCAGCTGAGAGACTGAAGAAGAGGAGAGAGTGGCAGGCGAGAGCAAGAGCTGCACGGGAACAGCAGAAGCAGGTGCAGGAGAAGCAGGCACAGGAGGGGACACCTGTGtagtggcactgccaggctggcacagccaggctgacaATAAACTCCTGCCCAAAGACCTGAAACCTCTCTGCTCATGTGGTGTGGGCACCTGGGAAGGGCAGCTGGTGGTTTGAGTGGTTAAAAGTTTAATTTCAGGCTGAGTGCTGGGCAGGTCGGTCTGTGAGAGGACCTGGGGACTCCAGCACTACCCTGCAGGTCTGTCAGTGGGGACAGCTCAagggctgcctgtgccctgtcaGCACAGCCAGTCCAGAGGTTTGCACTGCCACATCTTGTTAGATAATTATAAACTGAAACTTAAGACATTTAAATTTGACATTATGAATAAATTCccccctgtgagggtggggaggctctggcacaggatgcccagagaagctgtggctgctcctggatcctgcaagtgtccaaggccaggttggacagggcttggagcacctgggatagtggaaggtgtctctgccatggcaggggtggcactggatgggcttttaggtcctttccaacccaaaccattcctcaatgtgctggggctgtgcttaTGCACTGGGATGATCCACACAGGGACTGGGATGatggaacagggacagggataaTGCACACAGGAACCGGGGATGATGCACACATGGGTTGTGGCAATGCACACACTCACACTGGGACGATGCACACATGGATCAGGATCGTGTGCACAGCTCACACCAGGAAGATCACACTCAGACTGGGATGATGCACACATAGATTGGGATGATGCACACACGGATCGGGACGATGTGCACATGAATCACAATGGTGCACACATTCACACCAGAACAATGCACACTTAGAATGGGAGGATGAGCACTCCTCACACCGGGACAATGTGCACACTCAGATTGGGACGATTGCACACATGGATCAATTAGGACAAGGCACACATAGATCACGATGATGTGTACGCTCACACCGGTATGATGCACACTCAGACGGGTACGATGTGCACACAGATCACGAGGATGCACACTCAGACCGGGATGATGCACACACAGATCAGGATGATGCACACACGGATCACGATGATGCACACACAGATCAGGATGATGCACACATGGATCACGATGATGCACACATACAGATCAGGATGATGCACACACAGATCAGGATGATGCACACACGGATCACGATGATGCACACTGAGACCGGAACAATGCTCACTCACACCGGGACAATGCACACGTGGATCACGATGATGCACACACAGATCGGGATGATGCACACTCAGACGGGAACGATTCTCGCTCACACCGGGACGCTGCGCAGGCGCGCCCCGCCCGGCCAAGACGGCGCTCCCCGATTGGCCTCGCGGCTGCCCGGCAacggcggcggcggtgcgggagcggggccgggccgtgccggggCTGTGCCGGGGCCATGTCGGCGCGGACGCTGCCGCTGCTGTTCCTGAACCTGGGCGGGGAGATGCTCTACATCTTGGACCAGCGACTGCGCGCCCAGAGCATCCCCGGAGAGAAGGCGCGCAAAGGTGAGCGGTGCGCGGCTCCCTCCGCTCCCGGTGTCCCGGAGCCGCTGCCGATGTCCCCGGGCacggctctgccctgctcccacctcCCCCAGAGCGGCTTGGGCTGCTCCGCCCGGCGGTACCGCTTCCCGGGATGCCACAGAATCGCAGAATTACCCAGGCTGGAAAATCCCATTAATATCACCCAGCCCAACCCATGCCCTAGCACCTCCCCATCAGCTAAACcctggcactcagtgccacctccacctGCTTTTAAACTCCTCCAGGGATGCTGAATCCACCCCTCCCTGCGCAGACAATTCCATTTCCCGATCACCTTTTCAGCGAATAATTTCTTGCTAACATCTCACCCAAACttcccttggcgcagcttgaggctgtgtcctgtccttctgtcagctgtgacacagggacacgctGTGCTGTCACCGGAGGATGCTGCGGGCAGTTTCCCTACCCCGATTTCAATAATTACCACAATAATTATCACAGAA of Zonotrichia albicollis isolate bZonAlb1 chromosome 20, bZonAlb1.hap1, whole genome shotgun sequence contains these proteins:
- the MRPS15 gene encoding small ribosomal subunit protein uS15m, which produces MLALLGRGLAGPARAGAAALGRAQPGCSPVLQAARGYARPVSKKRKDIPSHLDDLPPTMLKKDYANLPIMNSVDDVVKRLLSLEMASQREKLKVKTQQLVEKVRRSPHDNGSFEVQVAILTAKIRTLEEHLQRHPKDKRNRRFMLMGLDRRRKMLGYLRRVNYSTFENTCKELGIQYSPPQPYSRRLTKRWMVKKALCIKVFQEKQKLQAAERLKKRREWQARARAAREQQKQVQEKQAQEGTPV